One window of Quercus robur chromosome 5, dhQueRobu3.1, whole genome shotgun sequence genomic DNA carries:
- the LOC126727844 gene encoding uncharacterized protein LOC126727844, which yields MVIMETRLGGERAREITDRLLFDGAIITETIGRSGGLWLLWNSDMVEIDQLATTEQEIHVEVKVLSSNLSWFFTTIYASRRSEERSILWNNLSRVAEMHNKPWVIAGDFNEPLIDEDKMGGRPVSINRSLLFEECLDRCNMVDLGFNGPRFTWKNKRDANCFIQERIDRYFMNPSWCLLYPEARVSHLTRCHSDHYPVLLETLPRRMNYLNRPFRFQSFWLSDPSFPRVVNQAWKRSAELSENI from the coding sequence ATGGTAATTATGGAAACCCGTCTTGGGGGAGAAAGAGCAAGGGAGATCACTGACAGACTACTATTTGATGGTGCAATTATTACGGAGACAATTGGCCGTTCTGGAGGCTTGTGGCTGCTGTGGAATTCAGACATGGTGGAGATTGATCAGCTGGCTACTACAGAACAAGAGATTCATGTTGAAGTCAAGGTACTATCCTCTAATCTCTCCTGGTTTTTTACTACAATTTATGCTAGCCGGAGGAGTGAGGAGAGAAGTATTTTGTGGAATAATTTGTCCAGAGTTGCAGAGATGCATAATAAACCCTGGGTGATAgctggtgattttaatgaaccCCTAATTGATGAGGATAAGATGGGGGGTAGACCAGTGAGCATTAATAGATCCCTTCTATTCGAGGAGTGCTTAGATAGGTGTAATATGGTGGATTTAGGGTTCAATGGGCCAAGGTTTACttggaaaaataagagagatGCCAACTGTTTTATCCAGGAAAGGATTGATAGATACTTCATGAATCCAAGTTGGTGTCTTTTGTACCCGGAAGCCAGAGTTTCCCATCTCACGAGATGTCACTCGGATCACTACCCAGTTCTTCTTGAAACTCTGCCTAGGAGGATGAATTATCTTAACAGACCGTTTCGATTTCAAAGCTTCTGGCTCTCCGACCCATCTTTTCCGAGAGTAGTAAATCAGGCGTGGAAGAGGTCTGCGGAGCTTTCggagaatatataa